In Candidatus Hydrogenedens sp., the genomic window TTCTTAAAAATAAAAAATAACAATTAAACCTTATTTAAAATTATATCATAATAAAAAGAAAAATTCAATAAAACTTAGTAGATACATTTTTTCAATTAAAAAATAAAAATTTAAATAAAAAATTATTTTTTACTTGACATGAGACTAATTATATGTTATAATTTGTTCATAGTTTCACAATTATACTTAAAGGTAAGTATATAAAGTTTGTTCAAATTTTCACAAATAATTTAACTTAAACTTAAATAAATTATTATGGTATCTGAAAAAACAGTTGAAAGATTAAGTTTATATCGCCGTGTCCTACAGCAATTAAGGGTAGAGGGTAAAGAAACAATAATGTCTCATGAACTTGCTATGTTACTCCATATTAAACCATCACAAGTTAGAAGAGACATTATGCAATTAGGATATTCTGGAGTTCCAAATAGTGGTTATAAAATTAGACCTTTATTAGAAAGTATTGCTAATTTCTTAGATTCACCATTACCACAAAGTGCAGTGTTAGTTGGAGTAGGACATTTAGGACTTGCCTTATTAGCGAACTTTGCTGGTCGTTGGAGGCAGTTGGCTATACGTGCCTCATTTGATAAAGACCCAGAAAAAGTAGGGCAAACGTTTCATGGTTGTAAATGCTATCCAATGTCTGAACTAACACGAGTAGTTAACGAGACAAAAAGTATGGTGGGGATTATTGCCATACCAGGTGAAGGAGCTCAAAATGTATGTGACTTACTAATCCATGCTGGGATTCGGGGTATTTTGAATTTTTCACCCTTGCGAGTAAAAGTCCCCGATTACGTTTTTGTTGAACATGTTGACCTTTCAGCTACATTTGAAAAAGTTGCATTTTTTGCACGACGAATGAAACATTACGAAAAAGAAGAATATTGGAAGACAGAAAATGATAATATGGAAGAAGAAAAGGAAACCTTACTAACAAACCAATAAATAAAAACTTTTTTATAGGAGAAAATATATGAACAAAGAAACAAAACATGCTTGCGTTGAAGAGGCAAGCGAAGAAGAATTACTAACTCGTCTCGACGGAATTATTGCAGAATATCGAGACAAGCCAGGTGCACTTATTCCTGTTCTGCAAATTGCACAGGCTATGTTCGGATATTTACCCGAAAGTGCACTAAAAAAAATCAGTTTAGGATTAAACAAATCCTATAGTGAAGTGGCCGGTGTTGTTACTTTTTATTCATTCTTTTCAACGCAACCTCGCGGAAAACACACAATACGTGTTTGTTTAGGGACTGCCTGTTATGTTCGTGGCGGAAAACAAGTGTTGTCTGCTTTGAAAGACAAACTAAAGATTGATGTTGGCGAAACTACAAAAGATAGAATGTTCTCATTAGATGTGGCTCGTTGTTTTGGGGCTTGTGGTCTCGCTCCAGCCATTATGATTGATAATGAAGTACATCAAAGAGTTAAGCCCGCTAAAATTCAAGCAATCCTTGATATGTATATTGATAAAAATATAGAAGAAAAGTCAACAAAATAAAGGAGATTTTATTATGGCAGATATAATTCGTTCACCAGAAGACCTAAATGCTTTAAAAGAAAAAGCACTCAAAGAAATTAATATCCGCTCACAACAAAAAGAGTTAGTAGTAACGGTCCACATGGGAACATGTGGCATCGCAGCTGGTGCCAGAGATGTCTTAAAAAATTTAGTGGCTGAACTCTCGTCTCAGGGTATTGACTATGTAACTGTTCGTCAGTCTGGATGCGCTGGTTTATGTGACCGTGAACCTATGATTACAGTTCTTCAAAAATCTTCAGGAACTGAATATCGATATGGCAAGTTGAACGCAGAAAAAGTGAGAACTATTGTTCAGCAACATATCATATCTGGGAAACCAGTAATGGAATACCTTATTTCGTAATTAAACAATCATTCTTTGGGTTTACAAATGGATAAATGGATAATTAAAAACAAAGATGATGTAAAAATTGTAATAGGAATAGTGTTGATTCTTATTTCCTATCCACAATTTTGTTTTTCATCAGATGTAGAATTCGAGGTTGTTCATCCAGAAGACACAGGTGAAGCACTTATTAATCCAGGGATGGGGTGGGTTCTACATTTCTATGACAATGTCCCTGAAAATTATGGTTCTAAATTAGAGCCATCAGATACGGTAGACGATTTCCCAGGATTGACTGTGATCTATCTCCGTATCGCATGGTCCTTTTTAGAGCCAGAAGAAGGCAAATTTAATTGGTCTGTTTTGGATACCCCTGCCCAGAGATGG contains:
- a CDS encoding redox-sensing transcriptional repressor Rex; the encoded protein is MVSEKTVERLSLYRRVLQQLRVEGKETIMSHELAMLLHIKPSQVRRDIMQLGYSGVPNSGYKIRPLLESIANFLDSPLPQSAVLVGVGHLGLALLANFAGRWRQLAIRASFDKDPEKVGQTFHGCKCYPMSELTRVVNETKSMVGIIAIPGEGAQNVCDLLIHAGIRGILNFSPLRVKVPDYVFVEHVDLSATFEKVAFFARRMKHYEKEEYWKTENDNMEEEKETLLTNQ
- the nuoE gene encoding NADH-quinone oxidoreductase subunit NuoE, translating into MNKETKHACVEEASEEELLTRLDGIIAEYRDKPGALIPVLQIAQAMFGYLPESALKKISLGLNKSYSEVAGVVTFYSFFSTQPRGKHTIRVCLGTACYVRGGKQVLSALKDKLKIDVGETTKDRMFSLDVARCFGACGLAPAIMIDNEVHQRVKPAKIQAILDMYIDKNIEEKSTK
- a CDS encoding (2Fe-2S) ferredoxin domain-containing protein, yielding MADIIRSPEDLNALKEKALKEINIRSQQKELVVTVHMGTCGIAAGARDVLKNLVAELSSQGIDYVTVRQSGCAGLCDREPMITVLQKSSGTEYRYGKLNAEKVRTIVQQHIISGKPVMEYLIS